Proteins co-encoded in one Actinomadura luteofluorescens genomic window:
- a CDS encoding polyprenyl synthetase family protein: MLTALAVGGQLPGRLIAGLPAGAAVRAALADELSRSWVDAVDGRLRDLTERAPNATPESVLRGYEGRAGAPYAMAAASAARLAGAVDHRVAGWRAYGRALGVLRRLADDQRDLASGRYEDLAAGTATFLLVHLLAELPPARRREALALHASARHSASARAEMASWMLDEEVAESYAASLAPLIDRAHGLLDMLGGDPGCVRELHRVVDGTVGHLPGLPLAAA; encoded by the coding sequence GTGCTCACCGCGCTGGCCGTCGGCGGCCAGCTGCCCGGCCGGCTCATCGCCGGCCTGCCCGCCGGCGCGGCCGTCCGCGCCGCGCTCGCGGACGAGCTGTCGCGCTCCTGGGTGGACGCCGTCGACGGCCGGCTCCGCGACCTCACCGAGCGGGCGCCGAACGCGACCCCCGAGTCGGTACTGCGCGGCTACGAGGGCAGGGCCGGCGCGCCCTACGCGATGGCCGCGGCCTCGGCCGCGCGCCTCGCCGGAGCCGTCGACCACCGGGTCGCGGGCTGGCGGGCGTACGGCCGCGCCCTCGGCGTGCTGCGCCGGCTCGCCGACGACCAGCGCGACCTCGCCTCCGGGCGGTACGAGGACCTCGCGGCCGGCACCGCCACGTTCCTGCTCGTCCACCTGCTGGCCGAGCTGCCCCCCGCGCGGCGTCGCGAGGCCCTCGCGCTGCACGCCTCCGCCCGCCACTCGGCGTCCGCGCGCGCCGAGATGGCGTCCTGGATGCTCGACGAGGAGGTCGCCGAGTCCTACGCCGCCTCCCTCGCTCCGCTGATCGACCGCGCCCACGGCCTGCTCGACATGCTCGGCGGCGATCCGGGCTGCGTCCGGGAACTGCACCGGGTGGTCGACGGCACCGTCGGTCACCTGCCCGGGCTCCCGCTGGCCGCGGCCTAG
- a CDS encoding catalase, whose protein sequence is MGDPTGRDDRKQEQLDHRRVSPEGTKLTTDQGIRVDDTDNSLSAGERGPSLMEDFHLREKITHFDHERIPERVVHARGSGAYGHFTLHESLAEYTTAEFLTDTSLTTPVFVRFSTVAGSRGSADTVRDVRGFATKFYTRQGNFDLVGNNMPVFFIQDGIKFPDFVHAVKPEPASEIPQASSAHDTLWDFVQLQPETMHMMMWLMSDRALPRSYAMMEGFGVHTFRLVNAQGRATFVKFHWKPKLGIHSLAWDETQKIAGKNPDFNRADLWERIEAGAFPEYEFGVQLVPEEDEHAFAFDLLDPTKIIPEERVPVRTVGTLVLDRNPDNFFAETEQVAFHLGNVVPGIDFTNDPLLQARLFSYLDTQLIRLGGPNFPQIPVNRPVAPVRNHHRDGYHQTDIHQGRASYHKNSLSGGCPAVGGEGSFTHYQERVDGNKIRKRSESFADHYSQATLFWNSMSDWEKEHIVGAFRFELGKCDHRHIREGVIEQLNRVDHDLAVQVAEGVGVEPPQEAATANHGRTSPALSQANAPAESVQGRKVAVLVADGADSAAVAAAGDALTEAGAVVEVLAAKDGFVQAANGGQIEVTRAMPTVASVLYDAVLVPGGEQSVRTLAQDGDAVHFVAEAFVHCKAIGALDEGIGLLERAGVDSVRFSGGEAVSDAGVVTGRGAGGDFPARLVEAVAAHRHWTRRKAHVPA, encoded by the coding sequence ATGGGCGACCCCACCGGCCGCGACGACCGGAAGCAGGAGCAACTGGACCACCGGAGGGTGAGCCCGGAAGGGACGAAGCTCACCACCGACCAGGGGATCCGGGTCGACGACACCGACAACTCGCTGTCGGCGGGCGAGCGCGGCCCGTCGCTGATGGAGGACTTCCATCTGCGCGAGAAGATCACGCATTTCGACCACGAGCGGATTCCCGAGCGGGTCGTGCACGCGCGCGGTTCGGGGGCCTACGGCCATTTCACGCTGCACGAGTCCCTCGCCGAGTACACCACGGCCGAATTCCTGACCGACACGTCGCTGACGACGCCGGTGTTCGTGCGGTTCTCCACCGTCGCCGGGTCCCGCGGCTCCGCAGACACGGTCCGGGACGTCCGCGGCTTCGCCACGAAGTTCTACACGCGCCAGGGCAATTTCGACCTCGTCGGAAACAACATGCCGGTCTTCTTCATCCAGGACGGCATCAAGTTCCCCGACTTCGTGCACGCGGTGAAGCCCGAGCCGGCGAGCGAGATCCCGCAGGCGTCCTCCGCGCACGACACGCTGTGGGACTTCGTGCAACTCCAGCCCGAGACCATGCACATGATGATGTGGCTCATGTCGGACCGGGCGCTGCCGCGCAGTTACGCGATGATGGAGGGCTTCGGCGTTCACACATTCCGGCTCGTGAACGCCCAGGGGCGCGCGACGTTCGTGAAGTTCCACTGGAAGCCCAAGCTCGGGATCCACTCGCTCGCCTGGGACGAGACCCAGAAGATCGCGGGGAAGAATCCCGACTTCAACCGGGCCGACCTGTGGGAGCGGATCGAGGCCGGCGCCTTTCCCGAGTACGAGTTCGGCGTCCAGCTCGTTCCGGAGGAGGACGAGCACGCCTTCGCCTTCGACCTGCTCGACCCGACCAAGATCATTCCGGAGGAGCGGGTGCCGGTGCGGACGGTCGGCACGCTGGTGCTCGACCGCAATCCCGACAACTTCTTCGCCGAGACCGAGCAGGTCGCCTTCCACCTCGGCAACGTCGTGCCCGGCATCGACTTCACCAACGACCCGCTGCTGCAGGCGCGGCTGTTCTCCTACCTGGACACGCAGCTGATCCGGCTCGGCGGGCCGAACTTCCCGCAGATCCCCGTGAACCGGCCCGTCGCGCCGGTCCGCAACCACCACCGCGACGGCTACCACCAGACGGACATCCACCAGGGCCGGGCGAGCTACCACAAGAACTCGCTGTCGGGGGGCTGCCCGGCGGTCGGCGGCGAGGGCTCCTTCACCCACTACCAGGAGCGGGTGGACGGCAACAAGATCCGCAAGCGCAGCGAGAGCTTCGCCGACCACTACTCCCAGGCGACGCTGTTCTGGAACAGCATGTCCGACTGGGAGAAGGAGCACATCGTCGGCGCGTTCCGGTTCGAGCTCGGCAAGTGCGACCACCGGCACATCCGGGAGGGCGTCATCGAGCAGCTCAACCGCGTCGACCACGACCTGGCCGTCCAGGTCGCCGAGGGCGTCGGGGTGGAGCCGCCGCAGGAGGCGGCGACGGCCAACCACGGGCGCACCTCGCCCGCGCTGAGCCAGGCGAACGCGCCCGCGGAGTCCGTCCAGGGCCGCAAGGTCGCGGTGCTGGTGGCGGACGGCGCCGACTCGGCGGCCGTCGCGGCGGCCGGCGACGCGCTCACCGAGGCAGGGGCGGTGGTCGAGGTCCTCGCCGCGAAGGACGGCTTCGTGCAGGCGGCCAACGGCGGTCAGATCGAGGTGACCCGCGCCATGCCGACCGTCGCTTCCGTCCTCTACGACGCGGTGCTGGTGCCGGGAGGCGAGCAGAGCGTGCGGACGCTGGCGCAGGACGGCGACGCCGTGCACTTCGTCGCCGAGGCGTTCGTGCACTGCAAGGCGATCGGCGCGCTCGACGAGGGCATCGGCCTGCTGGAGCGCGCCGGCGTCGACAGCGTGCGGTTCTCTGGCGGGGAGGCCGTCAGCGACGCCGGCGTCGTCACCGGGCGCGGGGCGGGCGGCGACTTCCCGGCCAGGCTGGTCGAGGCGGTCGCGGCGCACCGGCACTGGACGCGCAGGAAGGCTCACGTGCCGGCCTGA
- a CDS encoding helix-turn-helix domain-containing protein, with protein MAVAHDDADSGPPVLDGLADEPWRDVPAEEARWMRPRLPGLLDVMVEGVLRHVPEYDRPGDAAYWRVAEAAVAKAMEHFVQMIADPDTSWKEVYQVYFDVGYGEAVEGRSLEHLQNAMRVGSRLAWRHLAVEAERLGRPPALVSLLAEANFAYLDALASAAAHGYARAREKAAGEREQRRGRLLALLLADPPAPPEVVREQAARAGWPLPRRLAVIVLRARPGSGGEGPAGLPPSLLTGLDHGRPCLVMPDPDGPGRLDELAATLAGWTGAVGPSVPAQEAGTSLLWARRALDLAPPAPSGPDGPAPGRAGRRSRRGGLLVRAEEHLPGLLLREGATLAALVAARRLAPLDALGPRQGRRLAVTLLECMKHGFNATGAAEVLRVHPQTVRYRLAQLHEMFGFDIEDPEIRLEMMLLLHTWIQRRGG; from the coding sequence GTGGCGGTGGCCCACGACGACGCGGACTCCGGGCCACCGGTCCTCGACGGCCTGGCGGACGAGCCGTGGCGGGACGTCCCGGCGGAAGAGGCCCGCTGGATGCGCCCCCGCCTGCCCGGGCTGCTCGATGTCATGGTCGAGGGCGTGCTGCGCCACGTCCCCGAGTACGACCGGCCGGGCGACGCGGCCTACTGGCGGGTGGCCGAGGCCGCCGTCGCCAAGGCGATGGAGCACTTCGTGCAGATGATCGCCGATCCGGACACCTCGTGGAAGGAGGTGTACCAGGTCTACTTCGACGTCGGCTACGGCGAGGCCGTGGAGGGCCGCAGCCTGGAGCACCTGCAGAACGCGATGCGGGTCGGGTCGCGGCTCGCCTGGCGGCACCTGGCGGTCGAGGCCGAGCGGCTGGGCCGCCCTCCCGCGCTGGTCAGCCTGCTCGCCGAGGCGAACTTCGCCTACCTGGACGCGCTGGCCTCGGCCGCGGCGCACGGCTACGCCCGGGCGCGGGAGAAGGCCGCCGGGGAGCGCGAGCAGCGCCGCGGCCGCCTGCTGGCCCTGCTGCTGGCGGACCCGCCGGCACCGCCCGAGGTCGTCCGCGAGCAGGCGGCCCGGGCCGGCTGGCCGCTGCCGCGGCGGCTGGCGGTGATCGTGCTGCGGGCGCGGCCCGGAAGCGGCGGGGAGGGCCCGGCCGGGCTGCCGCCGTCCCTGCTGACCGGGCTCGACCACGGCCGCCCCTGCCTGGTCATGCCGGACCCGGACGGGCCCGGGCGGCTGGACGAGCTGGCCGCGACGCTCGCGGGCTGGACGGGCGCGGTCGGCCCGTCCGTGCCGGCGCAGGAGGCCGGGACGTCGCTGCTGTGGGCGCGGCGCGCCCTCGACCTGGCGCCGCCCGCGCCGTCCGGCCCGGACGGGCCCGCCCCCGGCCGGGCCGGACGGCGGTCACGGCGCGGCGGGCTGCTCGTGCGGGCCGAGGAGCACCTGCCCGGCCTGCTGCTGCGCGAGGGCGCGACGCTCGCCGCGCTCGTGGCCGCCCGGCGGCTGGCCCCGCTGGACGCGCTGGGCCCCCGGCAGGGCCGGCGGCTCGCGGTGACGCTGCTGGAGTGCATGAAGCACGGCTTCAACGCCACCGGGGCGGCCGAGGTCCTCCGCGTGCATCCCCAGACCGTCCGCTACCGGCTGGCGCAACTCCACGAAATGTTCGGCTTCGACATCGAGGATCCTGAGATCCGGCTGGAGATGATGCTGCTCCTGCACACCTGGATCCAGCGCCGCGGCGGCTGA
- a CDS encoding Lsr2 dimerization domain-containing protein — protein MAEKVIRVDDMDGSEGADVAKRDFEVLDRTFTIDLNDDNYKRLNEMLDALAPFIENAAEVKPAGKGRKSRTAKIKGYTNGDVRAWALREDIEVSERGKISDEVYAAFIEAHPDAKPDA, from the coding sequence ATGGCCGAGAAGGTCATTCGGGTGGACGACATGGACGGCTCCGAAGGAGCCGATGTCGCAAAGCGGGACTTCGAAGTCCTGGACCGGACGTTCACGATCGACTTGAACGATGACAACTACAAGCGGCTGAACGAGATGCTGGACGCCCTCGCGCCCTTCATCGAGAACGCCGCCGAGGTGAAGCCGGCCGGGAAGGGCCGCAAGTCCCGCACCGCGAAGATCAAGGGCTACACGAACGGCGATGTCCGGGCGTGGGCATTGCGTGAGGACATCGAAGTCTCCGAACGTGGCAAGATATCGGATGAGGTCTATGCTGCATTCATCGAGGCACATCCGGACGCCAAGCCGGACGCATAG
- a CDS encoding histone-like nucleoid-structuring protein Lsr2 yields the protein MAQKVEVLLVDDIDGGEADETVSFSIDGTSYEIDLSKKNAAKLRSGLEPFVAGARKARKAAGRGGRGTRTAGSRERSAEIREWAKNRGIKVNERGRIPANVIEQYEAAH from the coding sequence ATGGCACAGAAGGTCGAAGTCCTTCTCGTGGACGACATCGACGGCGGAGAGGCTGACGAGACCGTCAGCTTTTCCATCGACGGCACGTCTTATGAGATCGACCTGAGCAAGAAGAACGCCGCCAAGCTCCGCAGCGGCCTGGAGCCGTTCGTGGCCGGCGCCCGCAAGGCGCGCAAGGCCGCCGGCCGGGGCGGCCGCGGGACGCGCACCGCGGGCAGCCGCGAGCGCTCCGCGGAGATTCGCGAGTGGGCGAAGAACCGCGGCATCAAGGTCAATGAGCGGGGCCGTATCCCCGCCAATGTGATCGAGCAGTACGAAGCCGCGCACTAG
- a CDS encoding CASTOR/POLLUX-related putative ion channel gives MTRVTRRDRVRYWFDRTMSKGTPALIGWLGLASGALVLVVATAALVIAPGDSESNGHWPGMVWRSLLRTLDPGTMGGDTGTAPFLGLMLVSTIGGIFIVSSLIGVLTTGLEAKITELRKGRSRIVEHDHTVLLGWSEQVFTVVAELVEANQSRRRSCVAILADRDKVEMEDAIRARVGDLGRTRIVCRTGDPLKVADVELVSPGTARSIMVVTPEVEESDARVIKVLLSLGARSWGRRRPHIVAAVHDSANLPAARLAGGPAAHVIDADDVAIRLIVQSHRQSGLSQVCTDLLDFAGHEFYMRAEPALAGMRFGASLAAYDLGVPAGLRRADGSVLLNPPMDTEIRADDEVIVLAEDDLLIRLASGPAPPVREEAITTATARPPAAERTLMLGWNHRAPKIVELLDEFLAPDSELVVAAPREDPTGALPPAVNLKIAFVRAEPTERPALESLDLGSFQRVIVLSDARHDREHADARTLVTLLHLRDIEDGLGDPFAIVSEINDDANREIAQVTKADDFVVSEKLISLMLTQLSENRHLYEVFADLLDPAGSEIYLKPACDYLAPGAEADFATLIESARRRGEVALGYRLTERFHEPPGYGVVLNPDKTAPLTLSADDRVIVLAEN, from the coding sequence TTGACACGCGTGACGCGGCGGGACAGGGTCCGGTACTGGTTCGACCGGACGATGTCGAAAGGGACGCCCGCTCTCATCGGCTGGCTCGGGCTCGCGTCCGGGGCACTGGTGCTCGTGGTGGCGACCGCGGCGCTCGTGATCGCCCCCGGCGACAGCGAGTCCAACGGCCACTGGCCCGGCATGGTCTGGCGCAGCCTGCTGCGCACGCTCGACCCCGGGACGATGGGGGGCGACACCGGCACCGCGCCGTTCCTCGGCCTGATGCTGGTGTCGACCATCGGCGGGATCTTCATCGTCAGCTCGCTCATCGGCGTGCTCACCACCGGCCTGGAAGCGAAGATCACCGAGCTGCGCAAGGGCCGCTCGCGGATCGTCGAGCACGACCACACGGTGCTGCTCGGCTGGTCCGAGCAGGTCTTCACCGTGGTGGCGGAGCTGGTGGAGGCCAACCAGAGCCGGCGCAGGTCGTGCGTGGCGATCCTCGCCGACCGCGACAAGGTCGAGATGGAGGACGCCATCCGCGCCCGGGTCGGCGACCTCGGCCGCACCAGGATCGTGTGCCGCACCGGCGACCCGCTGAAGGTCGCGGACGTGGAGCTGGTCAGCCCCGGCACCGCGCGGTCCATCATGGTGGTCACGCCGGAGGTCGAGGAGTCCGACGCCCGCGTCATCAAGGTGCTGCTGTCGCTCGGCGCCCGCTCCTGGGGACGGCGCCGCCCGCACATCGTCGCCGCCGTGCACGACTCGGCGAACCTGCCCGCCGCCCGGCTCGCGGGCGGGCCCGCCGCGCACGTCATCGACGCCGACGACGTGGCGATCCGGCTGATCGTCCAGTCGCACCGGCAGTCGGGACTGTCGCAGGTCTGCACCGACCTGCTGGACTTCGCCGGGCACGAGTTCTACATGCGCGCCGAGCCGGCCCTGGCGGGCATGCGGTTCGGCGCCTCGCTGGCGGCCTACGACCTCGGGGTCCCGGCCGGGCTGCGGCGGGCGGACGGGTCCGTGCTGCTGAACCCGCCCATGGACACCGAGATCCGCGCCGACGACGAGGTCATCGTCCTGGCGGAGGACGACCTGCTGATCCGGCTGGCCAGCGGGCCCGCGCCGCCCGTCCGGGAGGAGGCGATCACCACGGCGACCGCCCGGCCCCCGGCGGCCGAGCGCACGCTGATGCTCGGCTGGAACCACCGCGCCCCGAAGATCGTCGAGCTGCTGGACGAGTTCCTCGCCCCGGACTCGGAACTGGTCGTGGCCGCGCCGCGGGAGGACCCGACCGGGGCGCTGCCCCCCGCGGTCAACCTCAAGATCGCCTTCGTCCGGGCGGAGCCGACCGAGCGGCCGGCGCTGGAGTCCCTCGACCTCGGCTCCTTCCAGCGGGTCATCGTGCTGTCGGACGCCCGGCACGACCGGGAGCACGCCGACGCCCGCACCCTCGTCACGCTGCTGCACCTGCGCGACATCGAGGACGGCCTCGGCGACCCCTTCGCCATCGTCAGCGAGATCAACGACGACGCCAACCGGGAGATCGCGCAGGTCACCAAGGCCGACGACTTCGTGGTCAGCGAGAAGCTGATCAGTCTGATGCTGACCCAGCTGAGCGAGAACCGGCACCTGTACGAGGTGTTCGCCGACCTGCTCGACCCGGCCGGCTCGGAGATCTACCTCAAGCCCGCCTGCGACTACCTGGCGCCGGGCGCCGAGGCCGACTTCGCGACGCTCATCGAGTCGGCGCGGCGGCGCGGCGAGGTCGCGCTCGGCTACCGCCTGACGGAGCGGTTCCACGAGCCGCCCGGCTACGGGGTGGTGCTGAACCCGGACAAGACGGCGCCGCTGACCCTGTCGGCCGACGACCGCGTCATCGTGCTCGCCGAGAACTGA
- a CDS encoding MBL fold metallo-hydrolase — protein MPRPFASSADLGGKTQTLEILADGVYALTAEGDPNVGAVEGEDFLVCFEALATPAAARDWLAVLREHTDKPIRYLVLSHYHAVRTLGASAFGAPVVVAHDLTRALIAERGRQDWESEYGRMPRLFKDPDGIPGLTRPTATFSGTLTIDLGGDRGDLDLAYCGRGHTEGDIVAWLPRHRILFAGDLVETQAALYTGDAFHREWASGTLDHVHSFGAEILVGGRGAVAHGRDAAQAAVGQTRDFLVTMIDEVERVRREGGALKDAFAAVHAALAPAYGGWPIFEHCLPFDVSRLWDELDGVERPRIWTAERDREVWAELQD, from the coding sequence ATGCCGAGACCGTTCGCGTCGTCCGCGGACCTGGGCGGCAAGACGCAGACGCTGGAGATCCTCGCCGACGGGGTGTACGCGCTCACGGCCGAGGGCGACCCGAACGTCGGGGCGGTCGAGGGCGAGGATTTCCTGGTCTGCTTCGAGGCCCTCGCAACGCCCGCCGCCGCGCGCGACTGGCTCGCGGTCCTGCGCGAGCACACCGACAAGCCCATCCGCTACCTGGTCCTGTCGCACTACCACGCCGTCCGGACGCTGGGCGCGAGCGCGTTCGGCGCCCCGGTGGTCGTGGCGCACGACCTCACCCGCGCGCTGATCGCCGAGCGCGGCAGGCAGGACTGGGAGTCGGAGTACGGCCGGATGCCCCGGCTGTTCAAGGACCCGGACGGCATCCCGGGGCTCACCCGGCCGACCGCGACGTTCTCCGGCACCCTCACCATCGACCTCGGCGGCGACCGCGGCGACCTCGACCTGGCCTACTGCGGGCGCGGCCACACCGAGGGCGACATCGTGGCGTGGCTGCCCCGGCACCGGATCCTGTTCGCCGGCGACCTCGTGGAGACCCAGGCGGCGCTCTACACCGGCGACGCTTTCCACCGCGAGTGGGCGTCCGGCACGCTCGACCACGTCCACTCCTTCGGGGCCGAGATCCTCGTCGGCGGGCGCGGCGCCGTCGCGCACGGCCGCGACGCCGCCCAGGCCGCCGTCGGGCAGACCCGCGACTTCCTCGTCACGATGATCGACGAGGTCGAACGGGTCCGGCGGGAGGGCGGCGCGCTCAAGGACGCGTTCGCCGCCGTGCACGCGGCGCTCGCCCCCGCCTACGGCGGCTGGCCGATCTTCGAGCACTGCCTGCCGTTCGACGTCTCCCGCCTCTGGGACGAGCTGGACGGCGTCGAGCGCCCCCGGATCTGGACGGCGGAGCGCGACCGGGAGGTCTGGGCGGAGCTGCAGGACTAG
- a CDS encoding hemolysin family protein, translated as MNAALGLLAVLVLTAATGYFVAQEFAFVTADRPALDQRAAEGDRAAGRAVRVMGRLSFMLSGAQLGITVTALVVGFIAKPALADLIAPALRALGVPDAAVGGVAVALGFVLATLIQMLLGELFPKNLALARAEPLARALAGSTLVYLAVAGPLIRLFDASANRLVRAVGIEPVEELRHGATLEELGHMIGESGELFQAGHADLLERALVFSERDAEEVMVPRVDVVTVPAAARAAEVSDVIAASGHTRYPVLGEGVDDVVGVVGLEELVALDPDAAAHTEVRALARPALLLPSSLPLPQVVLRLQGAGEPLACVVDEYGGFAGILTWEDVAEELVGEIADENEPGEDLAIRSGEWWTTDAGLRMDEVAHETGIALPEGDYETVAGLLMKRLGRVARPGDVVRVELAPTRLDEPARTAVVEVLTIRRHVPELIRVRTVEEDR; from the coding sequence GTGAACGCCGCGCTCGGACTGCTGGCCGTCCTCGTGCTGACCGCCGCGACCGGCTACTTCGTGGCGCAGGAGTTCGCGTTCGTCACCGCGGACCGCCCGGCGCTGGACCAGCGGGCGGCGGAGGGCGACCGGGCCGCGGGACGCGCGGTGCGGGTGATGGGCCGGCTGTCGTTCATGCTGTCGGGCGCCCAGCTCGGCATCACGGTCACCGCGCTGGTCGTGGGCTTCATCGCCAAGCCGGCCCTGGCGGACCTGATCGCGCCGGCACTGCGCGCGCTCGGGGTCCCGGACGCGGCGGTCGGCGGGGTGGCGGTCGCGCTCGGCTTCGTCCTGGCCACTCTGATCCAGATGCTGCTGGGCGAGCTGTTCCCCAAGAACCTGGCGCTGGCGCGGGCGGAGCCGCTGGCCCGCGCGCTGGCCGGCTCCACCCTGGTCTACCTGGCGGTGGCCGGCCCGCTGATCAGGCTGTTCGACGCGTCCGCGAACCGGCTCGTCCGCGCGGTGGGCATCGAGCCGGTGGAGGAACTGCGGCACGGCGCGACGCTGGAGGAGCTCGGGCACATGATCGGCGAGTCCGGGGAGCTGTTCCAGGCGGGCCACGCCGACCTGCTGGAGCGGGCCCTGGTGTTCTCCGAGCGGGACGCCGAGGAGGTCATGGTGCCCCGCGTCGACGTGGTGACGGTGCCGGCCGCGGCGCGCGCCGCCGAGGTGAGCGACGTGATCGCGGCGAGCGGGCACACCCGCTACCCCGTCCTCGGCGAGGGCGTCGACGACGTGGTCGGGGTCGTCGGGCTGGAGGAGCTGGTCGCGCTGGACCCGGACGCCGCCGCGCACACCGAGGTCCGCGCGCTCGCCCGGCCGGCCCTGCTGCTGCCGTCGTCGCTGCCGCTGCCGCAGGTCGTGCTGCGGCTCCAGGGGGCCGGCGAGCCCCTGGCCTGCGTGGTGGACGAGTACGGGGGCTTCGCCGGCATCCTCACCTGGGAGGACGTCGCCGAGGAGCTGGTCGGGGAGATCGCCGACGAGAACGAGCCGGGCGAGGACCTCGCGATCCGCAGCGGCGAGTGGTGGACGACGGACGCGGGCCTGCGGATGGACGAGGTCGCCCACGAGACCGGCATCGCGCTGCCGGAGGGCGACTACGAGACCGTCGCGGGGCTGCTGATGAAGCGGCTCGGCCGGGTCGCGCGGCCGGGCGACGTCGTCCGGGTGGAGCTGGCGCCGACCCGGCTGGACGAGCCGGCCCGCACGGCCGTGGTGGAGGTCCTGACCATCCGCCGGCACGTGCCGGAGCTGATCCGCGTCCGCACCGTGGAGGAGGACCGGTGA
- a CDS encoding hemolysin family protein, which translates to MNLGLGTAVTLALLAGNGFFVATEFALVAARRPRLERAAARGGRGAGAAVAGIDELSLTLAGAQLGITMCSLGLGLVSEPVFAGTLTPLFHAAGLPGGAAHAVAFVLALALVTFLHMVVGEMAPKAWAIADPERSASVLGLPFRAFAALARPVLAALNGATNLLLRLVGVRPADSREVSRTPEQLRSIAQESRRLGLIGQSDLTLLTAALDAPRAPLAGLVVPVTDIVSVPPSATPQEVIDVAARTGHIRLMVRGLGRPGQARMVHVRDAFVARARGRATPAGDLAHPVPAMPVGTPVGEAVATLKAGHSHLGLAVAPDGRVAGLVSLDDLLTTLLAVR; encoded by the coding sequence GTGAACCTCGGGCTGGGCACCGCCGTCACGCTGGCGCTGCTGGCGGGCAACGGGTTCTTCGTCGCCACCGAGTTCGCACTGGTGGCGGCGCGGCGGCCACGGCTGGAGCGGGCCGCCGCGCGCGGCGGGCGGGGCGCGGGCGCGGCCGTCGCGGGGATCGACGAGCTGTCGCTGACCCTCGCGGGGGCGCAGCTCGGCATCACGATGTGCTCGCTCGGCCTCGGCCTGGTGTCCGAGCCGGTGTTCGCGGGGACCCTCACGCCGCTGTTCCACGCCGCCGGGCTGCCGGGGGGCGCGGCGCACGCCGTCGCGTTCGTGCTGGCCCTGGCGCTCGTGACGTTCCTGCACATGGTCGTCGGGGAGATGGCGCCGAAGGCGTGGGCGATCGCCGACCCGGAGCGCTCGGCGAGCGTGCTGGGCCTGCCCTTCCGCGCGTTCGCCGCCCTCGCGCGCCCGGTGCTGGCGGCGCTGAACGGCGCGACGAACCTGCTGCTGAGGCTGGTGGGCGTCCGCCCGGCCGACTCGCGGGAGGTGTCGCGCACCCCCGAGCAGCTGCGCAGCATCGCCCAGGAGTCGCGGCGGCTGGGGCTGATCGGGCAGAGCGACCTGACGCTGCTCACCGCCGCGCTGGACGCGCCGCGCGCCCCGCTGGCGGGCCTCGTCGTGCCGGTCACCGACATCGTGTCGGTCCCGCCATCGGCGACGCCGCAGGAGGTCATCGACGTCGCCGCGCGCACCGGTCACATCCGGCTGATGGTGCGGGGCCTCGGGCGTCCGGGGCAGGCCCGCATGGTGCACGTCCGGGACGCCTTCGTGGCCCGGGCGCGGGGCCGCGCAACCCCCGCCGGGGACCTCGCGCATCCCGTCCCGGCGATGCCGGTCGGCACGCCCGTCGGCGAGGCGGTCGCCACCCTGAAGGCGGGCCACAGCCATCTCGGTCTCGCCGTCGCGCCGGACGGCCGCGTCGCCGGACTGGTCAGCCTGGACGACCTGCTCACGACGCTGCTGGCCGTGCGCTGA
- a CDS encoding helix-turn-helix domain-containing protein, with translation MSDGVTLAQEASSRDPAVGLRAVRALRELAERLEALQVASARDQGWSWQEIAVCLGVSRQAVHKKHGSGRRLLKKEQ, from the coding sequence ATGAGCGATGGAGTGACGCTCGCCCAGGAGGCGAGCAGCCGGGATCCCGCGGTGGGGCTGCGGGCCGTGCGCGCGCTGCGCGAACTGGCCGAGAGGCTGGAGGCGCTGCAGGTCGCCAGCGCCCGCGACCAGGGCTGGTCCTGGCAGGAGATCGCGGTCTGCCTCGGCGTGAGCCGGCAGGCCGTCCACAAGAAGCACGGCTCCGGCCGCCGCCTACTCAAGAAGGAGCAGTAG